One Drosophila kikkawai strain 14028-0561.14 chromosome 3L, DkikHiC1v2, whole genome shotgun sequence genomic window carries:
- the Efhc1.1 gene encoding EF-hand domain-containing family member C2: MLRIPGIPLLPGTLFRDVSKTQYPKPQTLMKFHGLNMLSDRQQPAPVDSSGMAVDISCPPVGAASIYPPRSGPRMPPWLAYDKKVLCFRGYFKQTLQEVYHAPYLVRKVKIYYYLEDGTIEIFEPRIDNSGIVQGSLVHRQRVPKAPPCDNEFMSLIDLNVDMTVQIFDRQYHITDCDQFTRNFLNKRGIPVPDPVQSPCDPTETMRNRDKNQTHISPPKCHAFAQFLKYDRQILKFQGYWDDRTEFGDVRKLELCYYLADDTIEIKEAHIRNSGRDGPTVFLKRNRLAREFDGLPLPGQTTPQTLLNVLGSNMRNVRYCVDPLNTGNKEVLYYSDRDLQIGSVINVYGRAVVITELDPFTQQYYRQRYGIHDFTPLPIPTRSDDCAEHKTGERQLPPFNGWGSYEDSVGNCISVEPKPPRTDFKKFIKYDRYVLRFGAKMLSTIKANCERIFVISYYLSDDTLQIQEIAVRNSGFLGGQFLRRTRLELPGQERFSCKEPQYYMPWNFFIGSTIMLSDFIFHIVSADEYTMMFMEHHPEQYPKANVQIIMDKVRSALQDHMVEFVGQCVPDCTDLEKKEDVFISYESFKGALIAQMGKAISDHEIVTLCRHFSAERAPPNACKRADVQAAAHLEIKRSLWNAREDLMEHFHHINPMNQPFMPEHKVRSALRGCRLPFSLELIDNILSILNRNECDDIEVCDLMNFIDVSCGKGCSMVPVNHAFELCPKIPFLFLGRVVNFACFLRHLKLPLNLPSTGEGEKDAIGDVRILPPSVDGDNPLQKHE; encoded by the exons ATGTTGCGTATACCTGGAATTCCCCTGCTTCCGGGCACACTCTTTCGCGAT GTCTCCAAAACCCAATACCCCAAGCCTCAGACCCTGATGAAGTTCCATGGACTCAACATGCTTAGCGATCGCCAACAGCCGGCTCCTGTGGACTCGAGCGGCATGGCGGTGGACATAAGCTGCCCGCCCGTTGGGGCAGCTTCCATCTATCCGCCACGCTCGGGTCCCCGGATGCCGCCTTGGCTGGCCTACGACAAGAAAGTGCTATGCTTCCGGGGTTACTTCAAGCAGACGCTGCAAGAGGTCTATCATGCACCCTATCTGGTGCGAAAGGTCAAGATCTATTACTATCTAGAAGATGGCACCATAGAGATCTTTGAGCCGAGGATTGATAACTCAGGGATTGTGCAGGGCAGCTTGGTCCATAGGCAGCGAGTGCCCAAGGCACCGCCTTGCGACAATGAGTTTATGTCCTTGATTGATCTGAACGTGGATATGactgtgcaaatatttgataGGCAATATCACATCACGGATTGTGATCAGTTTACCAGGAATTTTTTGAATAAGCGGGGAATACCGGTGCCCGATCCTGTTCAGTCGCCATG tgatCCCACGGAGACCATGCGTAACCGCGATAAAAATCAGACTCACATCTCGCCACCAAAATGTCATGCTTTTGCTCAATTTCTTAAATACGATCGGCAGATCTTAAAGTTTCAAGGTTATTGGGATGATCGAACCGAGTTTGGTGATGTCCGTAAGCTGGAATTGTGTTATTATCTGGCCGATGATACTATAGAGATAAAGGAGGCTCATATTCGAAATTCGGGTAGAGATGGGCCCACGGTATTTTTGAAACGAAACCGATTGGCAAGA GAATTTGATGGACTACCCCTTCCCGGCCAGACCACCCCACAGACCCTGCTCAACGTTCTGGGCAGCAATATGCGCAACGTACGCTACTGCGTGGATCCCCTGAATACGGGCAATAAGGAGGTTTTGTACTACAGTGATCGTGATCTGCAGATCGGCAGCGTAATAAATGTCTATGGCCGGGCAGTGGTCATCACCGAGCTGGATCCCTTCACGCAGCAATACTACCGCCAACGCTATGGCATCCATGACTTTACGCCACTCCCCATACCCACCAGATCCGACGATTGTGCGGAACACAAGACGGGCGAGCGCCAGTTGCCGCCCTTCAATGGCTGGGGCAGCTACGAGGATTCGGTGGGCAATTGCATATCCGTGGAACCGAAGCCACCCAGGACGGACTTTAAAAAGTTTATCAAATACGATCGCTATGTCCTGCGATTCGGTGCCAAGATGCTCTCGACCATCAAGGCCAACTGTGAAAGGATATTCGTCATCAGTTACTATTTGAGTGATGATACCTTGCAGATTCAGGAGATAGCTGTGCGCAATTCGGGCTTCCTGGGCGGTCAGTTCTTAAGACGCACCAGGCTGGAGTTGCCCGGCCAGGAGAGATTCTCCTGCAAGGAGCCGCAGTATTATATGCCATGGAACTTCTTCATAGGATCCACCATAATGCTGAGCGACTTCATCTTCCATATAGTCTCGGCGGATGAGTACACAATGATGTTTATGGAACACCACCCGGAGCAGTATCCCAAGGCAAATGTACAGATTATCATGGACAAAGTTCGCAGTGCCTTGCAGGATCACATGGTGGAGTTTGTGGGTCAATGTGTGCCTGACTGCACGGATCTGGAAAAGAAGGAGGATGTTTTTATCAGCTATGAGAGCTTCAAGGGAGCATTGATTGCCCAAATGGGCAAAGCGATCAGTGATCATGAGATTGTCACTCTCTGTCGCCACTTTTCAGCGGAGAGGGCGCCGCCTAATGCCTGCAAAAGAGCTGATGTCCAGGCGGCAGCTCATCTGGAGATTAAGAGATCCTTGTGGAATGCTAGAGAGGATTTGATGGAGCACTTCCATCACATTAACCCCATGAATCAACCCTTTATGCCTGAGCACAAGGTGCGATCGGCTCTACGGGGCTGCCGCCTGCCCTTCTCTTTGGAGCTTATAGATAATATTTTATCGATTTTGAATCGCAATGAGTGTGATGATATAGAGGTCTGCGATTTGATGAATTTTATAGATGTTTCCTGTGGCAAGGGCTGCAGCATGGTCCCTGTGAATCATGCCTTTGAGCTGTGCCCGAAGATTCCTTTCCTGTTCTTGGGTCGCGTGGTGAACTTTGCTTGTTTCCTGCGCCACTTGAAGCTACCTTTGAACTTGCCCTCGACAGGT